The following proteins are co-located in the Sandaracinaceae bacterium genome:
- the pilO gene encoding type 4a pilus biogenesis protein PilO yields the protein MATNKQAATFATVPVAGKVGILFVIIALVSGLYFFVLHKPITDDIDTAQAAHRNKTRERDAALQRQQEFVQIQQQLTAREAVDIRSRRVLPEQAEMAAFLEEINRAAELCGIRMVNVQPGTEEPGEFYTSIPVALSLTGTHHQLARFFHSVSRLDRAVSMENISLTLPRGDTQDLTITVRAITYKRPDPDAPPEGEGREGGRT from the coding sequence ATGGCTACCAACAAACAAGCGGCGACGTTCGCCACCGTACCCGTCGCGGGCAAGGTGGGCATTCTGTTCGTCATCATCGCGCTCGTTTCAGGCCTCTATTTCTTCGTTCTGCACAAGCCGATCACGGACGACATCGACACCGCGCAGGCCGCGCACCGCAACAAGACCCGCGAGCGCGACGCGGCTCTCCAGCGGCAACAAGAGTTCGTCCAGATCCAGCAGCAGCTCACTGCCCGCGAGGCCGTGGACATCCGGAGCCGCCGCGTGCTGCCCGAGCAGGCCGAGATGGCCGCGTTCCTGGAAGAGATCAACCGTGCGGCCGAGCTGTGCGGCATCCGCATGGTGAACGTGCAGCCGGGCACGGAGGAGCCGGGCGAGTTCTACACCAGCATCCCAGTGGCCCTGAGCCTCACGGGAACGCACCACCAGCTGGCGCGCTTCTTCCACAGCGTGTCGCGGCTCGACCGCGCGGTGAGCATGGAGAACATCTCGCTCACCCTGCCGCGCGGCGACACGCAAGACCTGACCATCACCGTGCGCGCCATCACGTACAAGCGCCCGGACCCCGACGCGCCCCCCGAGGGAGAAGGCCGTGAAGGAGGGCGAACATGA
- a CDS encoding PilN domain-containing protein: MIRINLLPKTKKQAAAQSSGGGPLWAGIYLLAAFVWGILLALLYFQQKGELEAIQRSNRELDTEIADLQQRTSRLEELQAQLARSIRLEEVVAELNRARTGPLRVMMELSQMLSVPGGPTIDPEALERQRQVNPYAGFREGWDVRRLWLKSFTEAERVCRITGEARTNEDVAEFLRRLSLSELFADVVLERTQGSADADVVAFNLNCRVRY; this comes from the coding sequence ATGATTCGCATCAACCTCCTCCCGAAGACCAAGAAGCAGGCCGCGGCGCAGTCATCGGGCGGTGGCCCGCTGTGGGCTGGCATCTACCTGCTCGCGGCGTTCGTATGGGGCATCCTGCTCGCGCTGCTCTACTTCCAGCAGAAGGGGGAGCTCGAGGCCATCCAGCGCAGCAACCGCGAGCTCGACACCGAGATAGCCGACCTGCAACAACGGACGTCGAGGCTGGAGGAGCTCCAGGCGCAGCTGGCGAGGAGCATCCGGCTCGAGGAGGTCGTCGCCGAGCTCAACCGGGCGCGTACTGGGCCCTTGCGCGTCATGATGGAGCTCTCGCAGATGCTGAGCGTGCCTGGCGGACCGACGATCGACCCCGAGGCGCTGGAGCGACAGCGCCAGGTCAACCCCTACGCGGGCTTCCGCGAGGGGTGGGACGTGCGTCGGCTGTGGCTCAAGAGCTTCACGGAGGCGGAGCGCGTGTGCCGCATCACAGGGGAGGCCCGCACCAACGAGGACGTGGCCGAGTTCCTACGACGCCTGTCCCTCTCCGAGCTCTTCGCCGACGTCGTCCTCGAGCGCACTCAAGGGAGCGCGGACGCCGACGTCGTCGCCTTCAACCTGAATTGCCGGGTGAGGTACTGA